Sequence from the Gemmatimonadales bacterium genome:
CTCTGACCGGTCGCGCCGATCTGAGTCGGCTCGCTACCCGTGATGTGGCCTCGGTCCACATCCGGCCGGGAGCGCAGTCCGCGGGTGGCGCCGGAACCGCCGTTGGCGGTGTCATCGACATCAGGAGCCAGGCGCGGGGCGACGCCGATATCTCCGGCTGGATGGGCAGCCATGGCTCCGGCGGGGGTACGCTCGCGAGTTCGATTGCCGGCGTGCGCCTGTTCGTCCGGGGGGAACGGCTGGCGGACGACTTCCCCTATCTCGTCCCCGCGAACAGGGGAGGGGGCGAGGCGATCCGGGGAAACGCGGGGGGCACGATCGGATCGCTGTCGTTTCGGAGATCGGGTGCCGTGGCCGTTCAGGGGCGCGCGAGTGCGTCCAGTCGCGGACTTCCGGGGTCAGTCGGGAACGAGACGCCAAACGCCACCGCCGAAGATCGGGCCGCCTTCCTGGGTGTGACCATCACCGGAGGCTCGACCCTGAGCGGGTCGGTGCAGTACCTCCGGACGCGGGCAGCGGATCCAGCCCCGCCGACCGGTGCCGCCTACGACGTGCAATCGACCGGCTGGAGCGGAACGGCGGACTGGTCCATTGGACTGCCGCTCGTCGTCGGCGGATGGCAGGGAGACATCGAGCTCGGCGCCGCGGCGCGTCACGACACCTATCAGGGAGCTGTGGTCCGAGACGGCACCCAATTTTCTCGCGGTGGGGTGCGTGCCATCGGTACCTTTCGCCCAGCGGCGGCTGCTCCCTGGTCTCTGACTCCGTCACTGCGGCTCGACTGGTGGACCGGAGAGACCGCCCCGCTGGGGAGTGCGCGTCTCGACGCGGGATGGCGGAAGAACGGGACGGCCTTGCAGGCGTCCGTCGGCTCCGCCGTGTCGGCCCCGCCGCTGGCGGATCTCTTCTTTCGTGAGGGAGTGGGGGTGGCGCTCAACCCCACGCTTCGACCCGAGCGCGTCGCCTGGGAAGTGGAGCTTGGTGTGACGCAGGACTGGTCGGTGCTGGGGTCTCCCGCCACTGCCTCCGTCAGGGGATACTACGGACGGGTGGACGACATGATTCTGTGGGCTCCCGGCGCCGGGTTCATCTGGAGCCCGCGCAACTTTGACGTGATACGGCGGGGAGTCGATGGTTCGTTGAGCGTCCGATTCCTCCGCTCCGTGACCGTGGCGGTGCAGGGCGCCTGGACCCCCGTCACCTATGACGTCCCTGGTGGCGCACAGGTGCAGTACCGGCCGGTGGGGACGTGGGGAGCGTCCGCGGGGTGGGTGTCCGCAGGTTGGGGGGCTGACGCGCGGTGGCGCTGGGTGGGCGAGCGATACCCGAATCCGGGCGGCGTCAACCCGCGTCCGGCCTACGGTGTGATGGACATCGGGGCTGAACGCGCCATCGGGACGGCGATCGTGCGGGCCGACCTGCGCGACCTCTTCGATACGCGCGCCGAATTTCTCGCCGGCTATCCCAGTCCCGGGCGCACGGCGGTCGTCTCTATTTCTCTGGAGTGGCAATGATGGGTCAACATCCGCTGCGCAGCGTGTTCTTTGCCTGCCTCTCGGCGTCTGTCGTGGGGTGTGCCGATCCGGAAGCGCCGCTGCCCGCGCCCTCCGAAGTGGTGCTGGTCGTGAACTCGATCGAATCCTCGCTCAGCGTCATCCCGATTCATTCGACGAGTGCGACCTACAAGATTCCGCTGGGCGGGACGACTCCCACGCCCGTCGGTGTGTCGGCGCTCGGCGCGTATGCGGTCGTCCCGATGGGGGTCGATCATGCCGCCACCATCGTCGACCTGGCGACCGGCACCGTGTCCCGCGTCGTCCCGCTGGCTGACGGCTCCGACGCGACCGGGTCGGCCATCGTGGACGATTCCATCGCCTATGTCGCGAATCCCGGCCTGAACACCGTCACACGCATCAACTACCTGACGGGGGACACGGCGAGCGTGGACGTCGGGGTCTACCCGCAAGGCGTCGTCGCCACGCGGGGCAAAGTCTTCGTCCTCAACGGCAACCTGGTCAACTTTGCCGTGGCCGGTCCTGGGTGGATCACGGTCATCGATCCCATCACCAATGCCAAGGCGGTCGGCATCGACTCGATCCCCCTGCCGGCGCCGGGCAACCCGCAGTTCGCCGTGGTCGGCGGCGACGGCCGCATCTATGTGATGAACGTGGGCAACTATGTCGACGACGGCCGCCTGTCGGTTGTCGATCCGGTGGCCCGCGTCGAGCTGGCCAACTTTGGCGGCTTCGGCCCCGGACCGGGTGACGTGGCCACCGATGGCGGCGACCGTCTCTTCGTCAGTTCGTTCACCGAGGGGCTGATGGAGTTCAATATCGCCACGCGCACACTGGTGCTCGGGGCGGGTGACGGCATTCCGATTCCCGACAACTCCGGCGTCGCCGTGGACAGCGACGGCCAGGTGTACGCGATTTCAGGGGGATGCGCCGGCGGCGGTGGCGGGGAGGCCCATATCCTGCGGGCCGATCTCACCGAGAAGAAGACCGTTGCCCTGGGGGTCTGCGCCATCGGGTCGGCCGTCACGCGCATCCCCGCGGAGTAGATTGGGGGATGCCCCCCGTGACCACGCCAGCGATCATCCTGGGCGCCCTACGCTACGGCGACACCTCGAAGATCGTGCGCCTCGCCACCCGAGATCTTGGCATTCGGAGTGCCTTGGCCAAGGGCGCGCTCCGGCCCCGGAGTCGTTTCGGCGCGTCGCTCCAGCTCCTGAGCGAGGGCGTCGCGCATCTCTATCTCAAGGACACCCGCGATCTCCAGACACTGGCCGCCTTCGACCTGACCAGCCTCCGGTCCGGGCTGGCCGCGGACCTCCCACGCTTCGCCGCGGCCGCAGCGATCGGGGAGGTCGCCTGGCGCTTCTCTCCCGCCGAGGCCCATCCCGACAGCTTTGATCTCCTCAGCGGGGCGCTGACCGTCCTCGAAACGGCGTCCGCGGAGGCCGTGGAGGTGCTGGGGCTGCGCATGCTCTGGCGCCTCGTGAGCGTGCTCGGGTTTGCCCCGGCGCTGAATCGATGTGCGCGTGACGGGACTCCGCTGGCCCTGGACGCGCCGCTCCGCTTCAGCGCGGCCGAAGGGGGAGCGCTCTGCCCGCGGTGTGCCGAGGGGCATGGGGTGACCACCCTCTCGCCGACCGATCGCAGCGACCTCGAGGCGCTGGTCAGTTCGACGGCCGAGCTGCCGGTCCTCGATGACCGACATGCCGCCTCGCACCGGAGGCTCTTTGCCCGCTTCCTTCGCCACCACCTGGCCGAGGGCGGGGAAATGCCGGCGATCACCTTCTGGGAAGACCGTCCCTGGGTGTCGGCATGATCGTCGGGACGGCGGGGCACATCGACCATGGCAAGTCGGCGCTGGTCGAGGCGTTGACCGGCCAGCGGATGGACCGGCTGCGGGAGGAACGCGCCCGTGGCATCACGATCGACCTGAACTTTGCGCCGCTCCGGCTGGCCGATGGGGTGGTGGCCGGCGTGGTGGATGTGCCCGGTCACGAGGACTTTGTTCGAACCATGGTTGCGGGGGCGGCCGGGATGGACCTCGTGCTGCTGGTGATCGCAGCCGACGAAGGGATCATGCCGCAGACGCGGGAACATCTCGCCATCGTCGAGGCACTGGGCGTGCCCCGTGGGATTCCGGTGCTGACCAAGAGCGACCTGGCCGACCCGGAGTGGCTGTCGCTGGTGCGGGACGAGGTCAACGCCCTGCTGGCGGGCTCGACGGTGGCTTTCGGACCGGCGCTGGCGGTCTCCGCGCGTACGGGCGCGGGGCTCGAAGAGCTGCGCGCCGCAATCGTGGAGGCAGGAGCCCTGGCCCGACCCCGCGACGCGTCGGCCCCGTTCCGAATGCCCGTTGACCGGGCCTTTTCGGTCGCGGGAGCAGGAACGGTCGCCACCGGGAGCATCTGGTCGGGCTCGGTGGCCGTCGGCGACCACCTTCGTCTGCTGCCGTCCAACCTGCCGGCACGCGTCCGGACCATCGAGAGCCATGGCGAGCGGAGCCCCCGAGCGATGCCGGGAAGCCGCGCGGCGCTGGGCCTCGCGCACCTGGATCGTGATGCGATTCGGCGCGGCAATGTCCTCGTCGACGACAGACTGCCATGGGAGCCGACGTGGGCGCTGGATGTGCGAATCCACCACCACGGTGACGCGGTGCGTCCGCTGACCTCGCGCACCCGGGTGCACCTGCACCTCGGCACGAGCGAAGTCGTGGCCCGGGTGCTCCCCCGTGCACCGATATCACCAGGCGCCTCGGGGCTGGCCAGGCTTCGCTGCGAGGCGCCGCTCGTGGCACGGGGCGGCGATCGATTCGTGCTGCGCAGCTACAGCCCGGTGTCCACCATCGGTGGTGGCGTGGTGCTCGATCCCCGGCCGCCACGCCGGCGAGCACTCTGGCCCGGGCAACTGGGCTCACTGGAGCCCAGGGAGCACCTCGTTGCGCTCCTCTTGCGGCATCCACCCGGGATGACGACGGCGTCGCTGGCGCTCCGGGCAGGTCTTCCCATCGACACCATCGTCACTCTCCTGGAGCGGGATGCCCGGGTACGCGAACTCGACTTCGGCTGGGTGCTGACCGACCTGCTCACGGAAGCCAGGGAGCGGGCGCTGCAACTCCTGACCCGGTACCACGCCGATTACCCCTCGCTGCCTGGTATGCCGGTGGAAACGTTACGGCGAACGGTCCATCGTGCCGCAGGGGTGGCCGAGGCCGCCGTGGGCGACCTGGCAGCGGCTGGATCGCTGCTGCTGGAGGGGGGAACGGCGCGGCTAGCGGGGTTCAAGCCCCGGATTGCCGGGGGGGCGGCGGCGGTTGACCGAGTCCTGACCGCGGTCCGGGCGGCCGGACTCGGGGCTCCGACGGTTGGGGACCTCCAGGCGCAGCTGGCGGGCGTGGATGTGGCCGGGGCGCTCCGTCTCGGGGCCGGTGAGGGCCGGGTCGAGGCCGTGACCCCCGACTGGTACGTTGCCAGCGAGGTGCTCGAGGATTTCAGGGACACCCTGACATCGGCGGCAGTGGCAGGGGACATCACCCTCTCGGCGGTGCGCGAGCGGACGGGGCTGTCGAGAAAGTACTTGATCCCCCTCCTCGAATGGGCGGACCGCCGGGGAATTACGCGACGGATCGGTGAGGCCAGGCGTCTCACTTGACACAGTGCTTGAAGGGGCCGCATACTTAGGGTGAAGTAGCGTAAGTGCGTCACTATCAATCGCTTCGACGGAGGTGCTTCCACCCGCTTCATAACCCTTGTTCGAGTGAGGTTCCGAATGACAGGCCGTGCCTGGACGGGGCTGTTGCTCGGGCTCATGGTGGGGATGGCAGCACCGGCGACAGCTCAGGTCCCGTCCGCCCCGCCTGCGTTTGAGCTTGGAGACAACTTCCCCAACCCGTTCTTCCCGGCCACGTCCATTCCGTTCGTACTGACACCGGAGGCTTGCACCGACGGTCATGTCCCGTTGGTGACGCTGGAGATCTACAACGTGCTTGTGCAGGTCGTCGCCGTTCCCGAACTTCAAACCGGGGGGCGCGAGCGAGTGCGCGGTCTCCGGCTCCAGTGTGGGTCCTATGTGGCCTATTGGAGCGGCCGCTATT
This genomic interval carries:
- a CDS encoding TonB-dependent receptor; the protein is MKAAIVALAFAMSVPVLLPAQAPGIVEGQVLDAATGAPVTSAKVEIASVSGAVGADGRFRLGGLPLGPAVLVVTAVGYRPNRTEFELLPGLTIERTVRLDAMPPVLPEISVQAARGQGGMLGHEALVQRGSDLASALDGWEGVVVRRSGGNGPASPQVRGSAPEEVIVLVDGFAINDPLTGRADLSRLATRDVASVHIRPGAQSAGGAGTAVGGVIDIRSQARGDADISGWMGSHGSGGGTLASSIAGVRLFVRGERLADDFPYLVPANRGGGEAIRGNAGGTIGSLSFRRSGAVAVQGRASASSRGLPGSVGNETPNATAEDRAAFLGVTITGGSTLSGSVQYLRTRAADPAPPTGAAYDVQSTGWSGTADWSIGLPLVVGGWQGDIELGAAARHDTYQGAVVRDGTQFSRGGVRAIGTFRPAAAAPWSLTPSLRLDWWTGETAPLGSARLDAGWRKNGTALQASVGSAVSAPPLADLFFREGVGVALNPTLRPERVAWEVELGVTQDWSVLGSPATASVRGYYGRVDDMILWAPGAGFIWSPRNFDVIRRGVDGSLSVRFLRSVTVAVQGAWTPVTYDVPGGAQVQYRPVGTWGASAGWVSAGWGADARWRWVGERYPNPGGVNPRPAYGVMDIGAERAIGTAIVRADLRDLFDTRAEFLAGYPSPGRTAVVSISLEWQ
- the recO gene encoding DNA repair protein RecO, producing MTTPAIILGALRYGDTSKIVRLATRDLGIRSALAKGALRPRSRFGASLQLLSEGVAHLYLKDTRDLQTLAAFDLTSLRSGLAADLPRFAAAAAIGEVAWRFSPAEAHPDSFDLLSGALTVLETASAEAVEVLGLRMLWRLVSVLGFAPALNRCARDGTPLALDAPLRFSAAEGGALCPRCAEGHGVTTLSPTDRSDLEALVSSTAELPVLDDRHAASHRRLFARFLRHHLAEGGEMPAITFWEDRPWVSA
- the selB gene encoding selenocysteine-specific translation elongation factor → MIVGTAGHIDHGKSALVEALTGQRMDRLREERARGITIDLNFAPLRLADGVVAGVVDVPGHEDFVRTMVAGAAGMDLVLLVIAADEGIMPQTREHLAIVEALGVPRGIPVLTKSDLADPEWLSLVRDEVNALLAGSTVAFGPALAVSARTGAGLEELRAAIVEAGALARPRDASAPFRMPVDRAFSVAGAGTVATGSIWSGSVAVGDHLRLLPSNLPARVRTIESHGERSPRAMPGSRAALGLAHLDRDAIRRGNVLVDDRLPWEPTWALDVRIHHHGDAVRPLTSRTRVHLHLGTSEVVARVLPRAPISPGASGLARLRCEAPLVARGGDRFVLRSYSPVSTIGGGVVLDPRPPRRRALWPGQLGSLEPREHLVALLLRHPPGMTTASLALRAGLPIDTIVTLLERDARVRELDFGWVLTDLLTEARERALQLLTRYHADYPSLPGMPVETLRRTVHRAAGVAEAAVGDLAAAGSLLLEGGTARLAGFKPRIAGGAAAVDRVLTAVRAAGLGAPTVGDLQAQLAGVDVAGALRLGAGEGRVEAVTPDWYVASEVLEDFRDTLTSAAVAGDITLSAVRERTGLSRKYLIPLLEWADRRGITRRIGEARRLT
- a CDS encoding T9SS type A sorting domain-containing protein, which translates into the protein MTGRAWTGLLLGLMVGMAAPATAQVPSAPPAFELGDNFPNPFFPATSIPFVLTPEACTDGHVPLVTLEIYNVLVQVVAVPELQTGGRERVRGLRLQCGSYVAYWSGRYLGDEREVTPGVYYYRLTVDGRSQVKKMIVRKENQPAM